Proteins from one Anastrepha obliqua isolate idAnaObli1 chromosome 2, idAnaObli1_1.0, whole genome shotgun sequence genomic window:
- the LOC129237055 gene encoding uncharacterized protein LOC129237055 → MLKVLQINLHKSKNASAELLLNIERVGYDVALVQEPWIASGNIVSGLKSNNYNTYIPIVKNKVRTVILVKKSICSYIDNNLSSDDLTVVALEGCKDETLLFGSCYMPHDGEAPQTELRKLVETAARKKHALVVGTDANAHHTVWGSADINDRGESLFTYILQSSLEIANRGEEPTYVGPTSKNVLDLTLYTSRHVMVQEWEVLSTPSFSDHRYISFQVIFRSKNNEGEEVCETSGKSQLLQNAIVNRKLWENSYEHYPAAGGQRKQVY, encoded by the exons ATGCTGAAAGTCCTTCAGATAAACCTCCACAAAAGTAAGAACGCctcagccgagctcctgctcaacatagagcgagtcggctacgatgtggctctagtccaggaaccatggatagcatcgggcaacatagtctccggtctaaagtcaaacaactacaacacatacatcccgattgtaaaaaataaggtaagaacagtgatattggtcaaaaaaagtatatgttcttatattgataacaatctctcttcagacgatctgacagtggtggcgctggagggctgcaaggatgagacgctactctttgggtcctgctatatgccacatgatggagaagcaccacagacggaacttcggaagctggtagaaacagctGCCAGAAAGAAGCACGCTCTGGTGGTAGGAACGGACGCAAACGCACATCACACGGTCTGGGGAAGTGCAGAtataaacgaccgaggtgagtcactatttacctatattcttcaaagtagcctagaaatagctaatagaggtgaagaaccaacatatgtgggaccaacctcgaagaatgtactcgatttaacactctacacaagcaggcatgttatggttcaggaatgggaagtgttgagtacgccctcattctctgatcacagatacataagctttcaggtcatattccgctcaaaaaacaa TGAAGGCGAGGAAGTTTGTGAAACAAGTGGTAAATCGCAACTGTTGCAAAATGCCATTGTAAACAGGAAGCTGTGGGAAAACAGCTACGAACACTATCCAGCAGCTGGCGGGCAAAGAAAACAAGTCTACTGA